A genomic region of Papaver somniferum cultivar HN1 chromosome 7, ASM357369v1, whole genome shotgun sequence contains the following coding sequences:
- the LOC113298861 gene encoding cation/calcium exchanger 1-like isoform X2, whose protein sequence is MARVISPLNQVRGSFILFINLSFLFLLAFYLAILLFSSNSHLLHHQSKTSPNHVEKLDGSVNCSQVHHFHSYQEKCEYVKSTKGCKPGGYINYLQIFYCICGSSPGLGYTVLILWLILLFYLLANTAANYFCSSLESLSKILQLSPTIAGVTLLSLGNGAPDVFASLASFMGTTGSGGVGLNSVLGGAFFVSSVVVGVISISISSKGVSVDKSSFIRDILFFLLTLGSLLAIVIVGAINIWGAIAFVSLYFIYVFIVSTAHICRKKDIKVSNIFDISPITRTLFAYDPNEQFGEFSTPLLGNVSSDDVEKLGSVQKCIVINEDEDREDNQNGSTINCFGLFDTSVWNYFSWFLYIIELPIYLPRRMTIPVVSEERWSKFFGVVSVALAPILLVVLWVTQNKALGYNRSLMVYLAGGLVGIVFGTIAFVTTKSANPPKRCLLPWLVGGFLMSVAWTYIIADELVSLLVSLGSIFGISPSILGLTLLAWGNSIGDLVANVAMAVNGDQDGAQIAISACYNATPTQDRNTIGVDECLL, encoded by the exons ATGGCAAGGGTAATTTCACCCCTGAACCAAGTTAGGGGATCATTTATTCTCTTCATTAActtatctttccttttcttacTCGCTTTCTACTTAGCAATTCTCCTCTTCTCTTCCAATtcccatcttcttcatcatcaatccAAAACATCACCAAATCATGTTGAGAAATTGGATGGAAGTGTAAATTGTAGTCAAGTTCATCATTTTCATAGTTACCAAGAGAAGTGTGAATATGTGAAATCTACTAAAGGGTGCAAACCAGGCGGATACATAAATTATCTTCAAATATTCTACTGCATCTGTGGTTCAAGTCCTGGTTTAGGCTACACCGTACTCATTCTATGGCTTATTTTGTTATTCTATTTATTAGCTAATACGGCTGCAAATTACTTCTGTTCTTCATTAGAGAGTTTATCAAAAATCCTGCAACTTTCTCCTACCATAGCCGGTGTTACTTTGCTTTCTTTGGGTAATGGTGCACCAGATGTATTTGCTAGTCTCGCTTCCTTCATGGGAACCACCGGATCCGGTGGCGTCGGTCTTAATAGCGTATTGGGTGGAGCTTTCTTTGTGTCGAGTGTGGTTGTGGGGGTGATTAGTATTTCTATAAGCTCTAAAGGGGTATCGGTTGATAAATCGAGTTTCATTAGAGATATTCTGTTCTTCCTCCTTACACTTGGTTCATTGCTAGCGATTGTGATTGTTGGAGCGATAAACATATGGGGAGCCATTGCTTTTGTCTCTCTTTACTTCATTTATGTCTTCATCGTCTCTACGGCACATATATGCCGGAAAAAGGATATCAAGGTCAGTAATATCTTTGATATTTCTCCTATCACTAGAACTCTTTTTGCATATGACCCCAATGAACAATTTGGGGAGTTTAGTACGCCGTTGCTAGGTAATGTCAGTAGTGATGATGTCGAAAAACTTGGTTCAGTccaaaaatgtattgttattaatgaagatgaagatagaGAGGATAATCAGAATGGATCAACTATAAATTGTTTCGGGTTATTTGATACGTCGGTTTGGAATTACTTCAGCTGGTTTCTATATATCATAGAATTACCCATTTACTTACCAAGAAGAATGACAATTCCTGTTGTCAGTGAAGAGAGATGGTCCAAGTTTTTTGGAGTTGTTTCAGTTGCATTGGCACCGATCTTATTGGTTGTTTTATGGGTTACTCAGAACAAAGCCTTGGGTTACAACCGCAGCTTAATGGTTTACTTAGCTGGTGGATTAGTAGGAATTGTGTTCGGAACAATTGCATTTGTGACTACTAAGAGTGCAAACCCTCCAAAGAGATGTTTACTTCCTTGGTTGGTCGGAGGATTCTTAATGAGTGTGGCTTGGACTTATATTATAGCCGACGAACTGGTTTCACTGCTGGTCTCGCTTGGAAGCATATTTGGGATAAGTCCTTCAATTCTAGGGTTAACTCTACTTGCTTGGGGGAATTCAATTGGGGATTTAGTAGCAAATGTTGCAATGGCAGTGAACGGTGATCAAGATGGTGCTCAGATTGCAATTTCAG CTTGTTACAATGCCACACCAACACAAGATAGGAACACTATTGGAGTGGATGAATGTTTGTTGT GA
- the LOC113298861 gene encoding cation/calcium exchanger 1-like isoform X1 codes for MARVISPLNQVRGSFILFINLSFLFLLAFYLAILLFSSNSHLLHHQSKTSPNHVEKLDGSVNCSQVHHFHSYQEKCEYVKSTKGCKPGGYINYLQIFYCICGSSPGLGYTVLILWLILLFYLLANTAANYFCSSLESLSKILQLSPTIAGVTLLSLGNGAPDVFASLASFMGTTGSGGVGLNSVLGGAFFVSSVVVGVISISISSKGVSVDKSSFIRDILFFLLTLGSLLAIVIVGAINIWGAIAFVSLYFIYVFIVSTAHICRKKDIKVSNIFDISPITRTLFAYDPNEQFGEFSTPLLGNVSSDDVEKLGSVQKCIVINEDEDREDNQNGSTINCFGLFDTSVWNYFSWFLYIIELPIYLPRRMTIPVVSEERWSKFFGVVSVALAPILLVVLWVTQNKALGYNRSLMVYLAGGLVGIVFGTIAFVTTKSANPPKRCLLPWLVGGFLMSVAWTYIIADELVSLLVSLGSIFGISPSILGLTLLAWGNSIGDLVANVAMAVNGDQDGAQIAISGCYAGPIFNTIMGLGLGFVFKTWSDYPSSFLIPKDTSLYETIGFLMAGLLWALVILPRKNMKLDRLLGCGLVAIYLCFLSVRLAQTIGGVPIQGTLAAIFFKP; via the coding sequence ATGGCAAGGGTAATTTCACCCCTGAACCAAGTTAGGGGATCATTTATTCTCTTCATTAActtatctttccttttcttacTCGCTTTCTACTTAGCAATTCTCCTCTTCTCTTCCAATtcccatcttcttcatcatcaatccAAAACATCACCAAATCATGTTGAGAAATTGGATGGAAGTGTAAATTGTAGTCAAGTTCATCATTTTCATAGTTACCAAGAGAAGTGTGAATATGTGAAATCTACTAAAGGGTGCAAACCAGGCGGATACATAAATTATCTTCAAATATTCTACTGCATCTGTGGTTCAAGTCCTGGTTTAGGCTACACCGTACTCATTCTATGGCTTATTTTGTTATTCTATTTATTAGCTAATACGGCTGCAAATTACTTCTGTTCTTCATTAGAGAGTTTATCAAAAATCCTGCAACTTTCTCCTACCATAGCCGGTGTTACTTTGCTTTCTTTGGGTAATGGTGCACCAGATGTATTTGCTAGTCTCGCTTCCTTCATGGGAACCACCGGATCCGGTGGCGTCGGTCTTAATAGCGTATTGGGTGGAGCTTTCTTTGTGTCGAGTGTGGTTGTGGGGGTGATTAGTATTTCTATAAGCTCTAAAGGGGTATCGGTTGATAAATCGAGTTTCATTAGAGATATTCTGTTCTTCCTCCTTACACTTGGTTCATTGCTAGCGATTGTGATTGTTGGAGCGATAAACATATGGGGAGCCATTGCTTTTGTCTCTCTTTACTTCATTTATGTCTTCATCGTCTCTACGGCACATATATGCCGGAAAAAGGATATCAAGGTCAGTAATATCTTTGATATTTCTCCTATCACTAGAACTCTTTTTGCATATGACCCCAATGAACAATTTGGGGAGTTTAGTACGCCGTTGCTAGGTAATGTCAGTAGTGATGATGTCGAAAAACTTGGTTCAGTccaaaaatgtattgttattaatgaagatgaagatagaGAGGATAATCAGAATGGATCAACTATAAATTGTTTCGGGTTATTTGATACGTCGGTTTGGAATTACTTCAGCTGGTTTCTATATATCATAGAATTACCCATTTACTTACCAAGAAGAATGACAATTCCTGTTGTCAGTGAAGAGAGATGGTCCAAGTTTTTTGGAGTTGTTTCAGTTGCATTGGCACCGATCTTATTGGTTGTTTTATGGGTTACTCAGAACAAAGCCTTGGGTTACAACCGCAGCTTAATGGTTTACTTAGCTGGTGGATTAGTAGGAATTGTGTTCGGAACAATTGCATTTGTGACTACTAAGAGTGCAAACCCTCCAAAGAGATGTTTACTTCCTTGGTTGGTCGGAGGATTCTTAATGAGTGTGGCTTGGACTTATATTATAGCCGACGAACTGGTTTCACTGCTGGTCTCGCTTGGAAGCATATTTGGGATAAGTCCTTCAATTCTAGGGTTAACTCTACTTGCTTGGGGGAATTCAATTGGGGATTTAGTAGCAAATGTTGCAATGGCAGTGAACGGTGATCAAGATGGTGCTCAGATTGCAATTTCAGGTTGTTACGCAGGTCccattttcaacacaatcatggGGTTgggtttaggttttgttttcaaaacttggTCCGACTACCCATCTTCATTTTTGATTCCTAAAGATACCTCTTTGTACGAAACAATAGGGTTTTTAATGGCTGGATTGCTGTGGGCACTGGTCATTCTGCCTAGGAAGAATATGAAGCTTGATAGGTTGTTAGGTTGTGGTCTTGTGGCTATCTATTTGTGTTTCCTATCCGTAAGATTAGCTCAAACCATTGGTGGAGTTCCAATTCAAGGGACACTCGCTGCTATTTTCTTTAAACCCTAG
- the LOC113295427 gene encoding zinc finger BED domain-containing protein RICESLEEPER 3-like, protein MSSVQEHYNDVVISDGAADDDVENLEMLESLNDSATVGCATAPVSAEKEHKLRSDVWEYFDLVKCQDGTKKGVCKACRIGYKYDSQRGGTSSMKRHKCLKRDSQDIGKMMLTAKNGQLSSCVRTIDQMKLRCLFTALLIARNVPFSLVEWKEFRDICRMCLTSDMWTSVTTTGYISLTVHFLDQNWELKKYLLNFCELPPPHTGEHLSDKLFSMIDDWGIEDKVSNITLDNAANNGACARIMQSRLVAKKILFNKGKYFHVRCCAHILALIVKDGLVKIDPAILKIRKSVKALKKSQVRKQKFLDIVNTLGMSAIRRGIRQDVKTRWNSTYLMLDSCLVYKSVFAHLKEVDPDYKDCPTDEEWEQIEVVTKFLKTFYDLTTLFSGSKYPTSNLYFEGVCQVQVLLKKESTNEIEYIRDMVKEMQIKFNSYWENLSPILAMALVLDPRLKLKYLNFAYSKLYTDVRQLERKVDDVREDMKKLYNEYYTLSNSRAYVTGTQNMLFQNGGNSTLTGSEWLQEYAATQESGGDMQSDLSELDLYLSEKYGCSLDKPFDILMYWKAHEHRFPIPQFLIT, encoded by the exons atgtcaagtgtacaagaacatTACAACGATGTTGTGATTAGTGACGGTGCGGcggatgatgatgttgagaatcTTGAGATGCTAGAATCTTTGAATGACTCTGCAACTGTTGGTTGTGCAACTGCACCCGTTTCAGCTGAAAAAGAACATAAACTTAGATCTGATGTGTGGGAGTATTTTGATCTCGTTAAAtgtcaagatggaacaaagaaggGAGTGTGCAAGGCTTGTAGAATTGGATATAAATATGATAGCCAGAGAGGTGGAACTTCATCTATGAAAAGGCATAAGTGCCTTAAGCGTGACTCTCAGGACATAGGGAAGATGATGTTAACTGCAAAGAATGGCCAGCTGTCTTCTTGTGTACGTACAATTGATCAGATGAAACTGCGCTGTCTCTTTACCGCATTACTCATTGCAAGGAATGTCCCATTTTCTTTGGTGGAGTGGAAAGAATTTAGGGACATAT GTAGGATgtgtctaacatcagacatgtggacATCTGTTACTACTACAGGGTACATAAGCTTAACTGTGCACTTTCTTGATCAAAATTGGGAGTTGAAGAagtatcttttgaacttttgtgaacttccaccacctcatacag GTGAACACCTTTCTGACAAGCTATTTTCAATGATAGATGATTGGGGAATTGAAGACAAagtatccaacatcaccttggataatgcCGCAAATAATGGAGCTTGTGCTAGAATTATGCAGAgtagacttgttgcaaagaagatcCTTTTTAACAAGGGAAAATACTttcatgtgcgttgttgtgcgcacatcttagctcttattgtaaaagatggacttgtgaagattgatccaGCTATACTTAAGATAAGAAAGTCAGTGAAGGCCCTTAAGAAGTCCCAAGTAAGAAAGCAAAAGTTCTTGGACATTGTTAATACTTTAGGAATGTCTGCAATAAGAAGAGGTATTCGTCAAGACGTGAAAACAAG gtggaattcaacttatcttatGCTAGATAGTTGTCTTGTTTATAAAAGTGTTTTTGCTCATTTGAAGGAGGTGGATCCAGACTATAAAGACTGTCCAACTGATGAAGAATGGGAGCAAATTGAAGTAGTCACGAAGTTTCTCAAGACGTTTTATGATCTCACTACTTTATTTTCCggtagtaagtatcctacttCCAATCTTTATTTTGAAGGAGTTTGTCAAGTCCAAGTGTTACTAAAAAAAGAAAGCACAAATGAAATTGAATATATTAGGGACATGGTAAAGGAGATGCAAATTAAATTTAACAGTTATTGGGAGAACTTGAGTCCTATTTTGGCTATGGCacttgtgttagatcctagattgAAACTGAAGTATCTAAACTTTGCTTACTCCAAGTTGTATACTGATGTAAGACAATTAGAAAGAAAAGTTGATGATGTGCGTGAAGATATGAAAAAACTTTATAATGAGTATTACACATTGTCAAATTCAAGAGCTTATGTCACTGGAACTCAGAATATGCTGTTTCAAAATGGTGGGAATTCTACCCTCACGGGAAGTGAATGGCTCCAG